The following coding sequences lie in one Phalacrocorax carbo chromosome 3, bPhaCar2.1, whole genome shotgun sequence genomic window:
- the LOC104047350 gene encoding THUMP domain-containing protein 2 isoform X3, with the protein MAAAVRRYFCTAGRGLELFLAREVRGRLGATEVDCISGKVFFSTEAEPGEMRKLRSGERLFLLLKKHTPLAASRNKGKMLHEIKSFVIEEPKYWLDVISIWRNFHRCEGKKDDVSQENRLPLKRRSEEETNTATKRQKTEQVRATVSEECQVEAGERCVVLGRGSLQGCRTESKISLEDPSKISGEKPIMNEQLTYRFRVSCRCSGAIAKILTSEEIGRAIGIALMKQCGWQTDLRNPDLEIFVHLNDVHSVVGIPLFRLPLANRDYIKRAGLRSTVAWAMASLAEISAGAFVLDPMCGLGTILLEAAKEWPEACYWGADISDSQLEGADVNIRTAGLMDKIELLKASAKALPLPSESFDAVISDIPFGKKFKITKDIQLLPDILQEMERVVEAHATQKRGFEGVTALDPWKNTKSEKTEFIFPANPMERTPEVGNVWESAYGPILPFRKSYEDKEFKFHLEM; encoded by the exons atggcggcggcggtCAGGCGGtatttttgcacggcgggccgcGGGCTGGAGCTCTTCCTCGCGCGGGAGGTGCGGGGGCGGCTCGGCGCCACAGAG GTGGACTGCATCTCAGGAAAGGTCTTCTTcagcacagaggcagagccGGGCGAGATGAGGAAACTCAGGTCTGGAGAGCGACTGTTTTTGCTGCTTAAGAAACACACCCCCCTTGCAGCTTCTAGAAATAAAG gGAAAATGCTGCATGAGATTAAAAGCTTTGTCATTGAGGAGCCAAAGTATTGGCTGGATGTTATCTCTATTTGGAGAAACTTTCACaggtgtgaggggaaaaaagatgatGTCTCTCAAGAAAACCGATTGCCTCTGAAGAGAAGGTCAGAAGAAGAGACAAATACTGCAactaaaaggcagaaaacagaacaagtgAGAGCAACTGTGTCTGAGGAATGTCAAGTGGAAGCTGGAGAGAGGTGTGTGGTACTAGGGAGAGGGAGCCTTCAGGGCTGCCGGACTGAAAGCAAGATTTCATTAGAAGACCCTTCCAAAATTAGTGGAGAGAAACCTATTATGAATGAGCAGCTTACCTACCGTTTCAGAGTTTCTTGTCGTTGTAGTGGAGCGATTGCCAAAATACTTACTTCAGAG GAGATCGGAAGAGCCATTGGCATAGCGCTCATGAAGCAGTGTGGGTGGCAGACTGATCTGCGGAACCCAGATCTAGAG atcTTTGTACATCTTAATGATGTTCACTCCGTGGTGGGGATTCCCCTTTTCAG GCTTCCATTGGCAAACAGAGACTACATTAAAAGAGCAGGGCTGCGGTCAACAGTTGCATGGGCCATGGCATCTCTGGCTGAAATCAGT GCAGGTGCCTTTGTGCTGGATCCCATGTGTGGGCTAGGAACGATACTGCTGGAAGCTGCCAAAGAGTGGCCC GAAGCCTGTTACTGGGGTGCTGATATAAGTGATTCACAGTTAGAGGGTGCAGATGTGAATATTAGGACTGCAGGCTTGATGGATAAGATTGAGTTACTTAAAGCTTCTGCAAAAG CATTGCCGTTGCCTTCAGAAAGCTTTGATGCTGTGATTTCGGATATTCCATTTGGAAAGAAGTTCAAGATCACAAAAGACATACAGCTCCTACCAGATATTCTCCAGGAAATGGAGAG AGTGGTGGAGGCTCATGCGACCCAAAAAAGGGGCTTTGAAGGTGTTACTGCCCTCGATCCTTGGAAGAATACTAAGAGTGAAAAAACTGAGTTCATTTTCCCTGCTAACCCAATGGAAAGAACTCCTGAGGTTGGAAATGTCTGGGAGTCAGCATACGGCCCAATTCTTCCATTTAGGAAGAGTTATGAAGATAAGGAATTTAAATTCCATTTGGAGATGTAG
- the LOC104047350 gene encoding THUMP domain-containing protein 2 isoform X2, whose translation MAAAVRRYFCTAGRGLELFLAREVRGRLGATEVDCISGKVFFSTEAEPGEMRKLRSGERLFLLLKKHTPLAASRNKGKMLHEIKSFVIEEPKYWLDVISIWRNFHRCEGKKDDVSQENRLPLKRRSEEETNTATKRQKTEQVRATVSEECQVEAGERCVVLGRGSLQGCRTESKISLEDPSKISGEKPIMNEQLTYRFRVSCRCSGAIAKILTSEIFVHLNDVHSVVGIPLFRLPLANRDYIKRAGLRSTVAWAMASLAEISAGAFVLDPMCGLGTILLEAAKEWPEACYWGADISDSQLEGADVNIRTAGLMDKIELLKASAKALPLPSESFDAVISDIPFGKKFKITKDIQLLPDILQEMERVLRVGGTIVLLLSQDLHKCMDGITKCAENYSPNAISDGRSETATAKALNVDGNSSSLVNGVEESFLSSRWTPFRSLRPNGVYAVSLGKTDAFIHKYRKVVTDS comes from the exons atggcggcggcggtCAGGCGGtatttttgcacggcgggccgcGGGCTGGAGCTCTTCCTCGCGCGGGAGGTGCGGGGGCGGCTCGGCGCCACAGAG GTGGACTGCATCTCAGGAAAGGTCTTCTTcagcacagaggcagagccGGGCGAGATGAGGAAACTCAGGTCTGGAGAGCGACTGTTTTTGCTGCTTAAGAAACACACCCCCCTTGCAGCTTCTAGAAATAAAG gGAAAATGCTGCATGAGATTAAAAGCTTTGTCATTGAGGAGCCAAAGTATTGGCTGGATGTTATCTCTATTTGGAGAAACTTTCACaggtgtgaggggaaaaaagatgatGTCTCTCAAGAAAACCGATTGCCTCTGAAGAGAAGGTCAGAAGAAGAGACAAATACTGCAactaaaaggcagaaaacagaacaagtgAGAGCAACTGTGTCTGAGGAATGTCAAGTGGAAGCTGGAGAGAGGTGTGTGGTACTAGGGAGAGGGAGCCTTCAGGGCTGCCGGACTGAAAGCAAGATTTCATTAGAAGACCCTTCCAAAATTAGTGGAGAGAAACCTATTATGAATGAGCAGCTTACCTACCGTTTCAGAGTTTCTTGTCGTTGTAGTGGAGCGATTGCCAAAATACTTACTTCAGAG atcTTTGTACATCTTAATGATGTTCACTCCGTGGTGGGGATTCCCCTTTTCAG GCTTCCATTGGCAAACAGAGACTACATTAAAAGAGCAGGGCTGCGGTCAACAGTTGCATGGGCCATGGCATCTCTGGCTGAAATCAGT GCAGGTGCCTTTGTGCTGGATCCCATGTGTGGGCTAGGAACGATACTGCTGGAAGCTGCCAAAGAGTGGCCC GAAGCCTGTTACTGGGGTGCTGATATAAGTGATTCACAGTTAGAGGGTGCAGATGTGAATATTAGGACTGCAGGCTTGATGGATAAGATTGAGTTACTTAAAGCTTCTGCAAAAG CATTGCCGTTGCCTTCAGAAAGCTTTGATGCTGTGATTTCGGATATTCCATTTGGAAAGAAGTTCAAGATCACAAAAGACATACAGCTCCTACCAGATATTCTCCAGGAAATGGAGAG AGTACTTCGTGTTGGAGGCACTATTGTATTGCTGCTGAGCCAAGATCTCCATAAGTGCATGGATGGCATTACCAAGTGTGCTGAAAATTACTCGCCTAATGCCATTTCTGATGGCAGAAGTGAAACCGCCACTGCAAAAGCCCTGAATGTTGATGGAAATTCTTCCTCCTTGGTGAATGGTGTTGAAGAATCCTTTCTTAGCAGCAGATGGACTCCTTTTAGGTCTCTGAGGCCAAATGGTGT
- the LOC104047350 gene encoding THUMP domain-containing protein 2 isoform X1: MAAAVRRYFCTAGRGLELFLAREVRGRLGATEVDCISGKVFFSTEAEPGEMRKLRSGERLFLLLKKHTPLAASRNKGKMLHEIKSFVIEEPKYWLDVISIWRNFHRCEGKKDDVSQENRLPLKRRSEEETNTATKRQKTEQVRATVSEECQVEAGERCVVLGRGSLQGCRTESKISLEDPSKISGEKPIMNEQLTYRFRVSCRCSGAIAKILTSEEIGRAIGIALMKQCGWQTDLRNPDLEIFVHLNDVHSVVGIPLFRLPLANRDYIKRAGLRSTVAWAMASLAEISAGAFVLDPMCGLGTILLEAAKEWPEACYWGADISDSQLEGADVNIRTAGLMDKIELLKASAKALPLPSESFDAVISDIPFGKKFKITKDIQLLPDILQEMERVLRVGGTIVLLLSQDLHKCMDGITKCAENYSPNAISDGRSETATAKALNVDGNSSSLVNGVEESFLSSRWTPFRSLRPNGVYAVSLGKTDAFIHKYRKVVTDS; the protein is encoded by the exons atggcggcggcggtCAGGCGGtatttttgcacggcgggccgcGGGCTGGAGCTCTTCCTCGCGCGGGAGGTGCGGGGGCGGCTCGGCGCCACAGAG GTGGACTGCATCTCAGGAAAGGTCTTCTTcagcacagaggcagagccGGGCGAGATGAGGAAACTCAGGTCTGGAGAGCGACTGTTTTTGCTGCTTAAGAAACACACCCCCCTTGCAGCTTCTAGAAATAAAG gGAAAATGCTGCATGAGATTAAAAGCTTTGTCATTGAGGAGCCAAAGTATTGGCTGGATGTTATCTCTATTTGGAGAAACTTTCACaggtgtgaggggaaaaaagatgatGTCTCTCAAGAAAACCGATTGCCTCTGAAGAGAAGGTCAGAAGAAGAGACAAATACTGCAactaaaaggcagaaaacagaacaagtgAGAGCAACTGTGTCTGAGGAATGTCAAGTGGAAGCTGGAGAGAGGTGTGTGGTACTAGGGAGAGGGAGCCTTCAGGGCTGCCGGACTGAAAGCAAGATTTCATTAGAAGACCCTTCCAAAATTAGTGGAGAGAAACCTATTATGAATGAGCAGCTTACCTACCGTTTCAGAGTTTCTTGTCGTTGTAGTGGAGCGATTGCCAAAATACTTACTTCAGAG GAGATCGGAAGAGCCATTGGCATAGCGCTCATGAAGCAGTGTGGGTGGCAGACTGATCTGCGGAACCCAGATCTAGAG atcTTTGTACATCTTAATGATGTTCACTCCGTGGTGGGGATTCCCCTTTTCAG GCTTCCATTGGCAAACAGAGACTACATTAAAAGAGCAGGGCTGCGGTCAACAGTTGCATGGGCCATGGCATCTCTGGCTGAAATCAGT GCAGGTGCCTTTGTGCTGGATCCCATGTGTGGGCTAGGAACGATACTGCTGGAAGCTGCCAAAGAGTGGCCC GAAGCCTGTTACTGGGGTGCTGATATAAGTGATTCACAGTTAGAGGGTGCAGATGTGAATATTAGGACTGCAGGCTTGATGGATAAGATTGAGTTACTTAAAGCTTCTGCAAAAG CATTGCCGTTGCCTTCAGAAAGCTTTGATGCTGTGATTTCGGATATTCCATTTGGAAAGAAGTTCAAGATCACAAAAGACATACAGCTCCTACCAGATATTCTCCAGGAAATGGAGAG AGTACTTCGTGTTGGAGGCACTATTGTATTGCTGCTGAGCCAAGATCTCCATAAGTGCATGGATGGCATTACCAAGTGTGCTGAAAATTACTCGCCTAATGCCATTTCTGATGGCAGAAGTGAAACCGCCACTGCAAAAGCCCTGAATGTTGATGGAAATTCTTCCTCCTTGGTGAATGGTGTTGAAGAATCCTTTCTTAGCAGCAGATGGACTCCTTTTAGGTCTCTGAGGCCAAATGGTGT